One segment of Drosophila ananassae strain 14024-0371.13 chromosome 3R, ASM1763931v2, whole genome shotgun sequence DNA contains the following:
- the LOC6506318 gene encoding UDP-N-acetylhexosamine pyrophosphorylase isoform X2, translating to MTDYLTLHSRLAQVGQEHLLKFWPELTNDERIELVQDIEELNLDEIKKYFDRATVSMNENGIKLDDRLQPLPEGKLISIARSPEEKLSAYRDEGLRQISQGHVAVLLMAGGQGTRLGFDHPKGMYDVGLQSKKTLFRIQAERILRLEELAHHATGQRGHITWYIMTSEHTVQPTEDYFVANNYFGLKAENVLLFEQGSLPCFEYDGRIILDEKHRVARAPDGNGGIYRAMKRQGILDDMQKRGVLYLHAHSVDNILIKVADPVFIGYCVQEKADCAAKVVEKASPNEAVGVVAIVDGKYQVVEYSEISAKTAEMRNSDGRLTFSAGNICNHFFSANFLQKIGNTFEQELKLHVAKKKIPFVDNAGKRLTPEKPNGIKIEKFVFDVFEFAQKFVAMEVPRDEEFSALKNADTAGKDCPSTARQDLHRLHKKYIESAGGIVHGDVCEISPFVTYAGENLASQVEGKSFSSPVYIRDTRDPLHGHL from the exons ATGACGGACTACCTGACGCTGCACTCGCGCCTCGCCCAGGTGGGCCAGGAGCATCTGCTCAAGTTCTGGCCGGAGCTTACGAACGACGAACGCATCGAGCTGGTGCAGGACATCGAGGAACTGAATCTAGACGAGATCAAGAAGTATTTCGATCGGGCCACCGTCTCCATGAATGAGAACGGCATCAAGCTGGATGATCGCCTGCAGCCGCTGCCGGAGGGCAAGCTGATTTCCATCGCCCGATCCCCGGAGGAGAAGCTGTCTGCCTACAGGGATGAGGGACTCCGGCAGATCAGCCAGGGCCATGTCGCTGTGCTGCTTATGGCAGGGGGACAAG gCACACGACTTGGTTTCGATCATCCAAAGGGCATGTACGATGTGGGACTACAGTCCAAGAAGACTCTGTTCCGCATCCAGGCCGAGCGCATCCTTaggctggaggagctggcTCACCACGCCACCGGTCAGCGTGGCCACATCACCTGGTACATCATGACGTCGGAGCACACCGTACAACCCACGGAAGACTACTTCGTTGCCAACAACTACTTCGGCCTGAAGGCTGAGAACGTGCTGCTGTTTGAACAGGGATCGCTACCGTGCTTCGAATACGATGGACGTATCATTTTGGACGAGAAGCACCGTGTGGCGCGTGCACCGGACGGCAACGGGGGTATCTACCGGGCGATGAAGCGCCAGGGCATACTGGACGACATGCAGAAGCGTGGTGTACTTTACCTACACGCTCACAGCGTGGACAATATCCTGATCAAGGTGGCGGACCCGGTCTTCATCGGTTACTGTGTGCAGGAGAAGGCCGATTGCGCCGCCAAGGTGGTGGAGAAGGCGTCGCCCAATGAGGCCGTGGGCGTAGTGGCCATCGTAGATGGCAAGTACCAGGTGGTGGAGTACAGTGAAATATCGGCCAAGACCGCCGAGATGCGCAACTCCGACGGACGGCTGACCTTTAGTGCCGGAAACATTTGCAACCACTTCTTTAGCGCAAACTTCCTTCAGAAGATCGGCAACACATTCGAGCAGGAGCTGAAGCTGCACGTGGCCAAGAAGAAGATTCCTTTTGTCGACAATGCCGGCAAGCGTTTGACGCCCGAGAAGCCAAATGGCATTAAAATTGAGAAGTTCGTGTTCGACGTATTCGAGTTCGCACAGAAATTCGTGGCCATGGAGGTGCCGCGCGACGAAGAGTTTAGTGCTCTGAAAAATGCTGATACCGCTGGCAAGGATTGCCCCAGTACAGCCCGACAGGACCTTCATAGGCTGCACAAGAAGTATATTGAAAGCGCCGGCGGTATTGTGCATGGGGACGTCTGCGAAATCTCTCCGTTCGTCACCTATGCCGGCGAGAATCTCGCCTCGCAGGTCGAGGGCAAGTCGTTCAGCAGTCCCGTCTACATTCGGGACACCCGGGATCCCCTGCACGGGCACCTTTAA
- the LOC6506309 gene encoding transmembrane protein 115, with translation MSAPLARNWPYIWQQLNALLHNTSPVITLICVVTTFGYLLSFSETAILLLSVTPGYILPNGKFWIWTAFTFCFIELHWWEVAVDVVTVGLCGKMLEPLWGQLEMFKFFALSNFGVSLLTTIYYLFYYMVTKNPTILFDVHIHGLAGYVAGICVAVRQIMPDHLIFKTRYGRLTNRNVPLTVLIMAIILWAVGLLDGTYPAMFASGSLVSWIYLRFFQHHPNGRGDSSESFTFVSFFPNVTQPFISVLVNPIYNCCLRAGVVKTPTPLRTISTSSLSSISVQMPGVDPHDIERRRQIALKALSERLKATDSTKHSQLPKSFPQQQQLQHQHHHSPHQQHKHHGHSHSQGAGHSHSHGAGHSHSHGGGHGHSHGPGPVQTPQPDFLKPTSSSGQLPITTSRAEPRMISTMSPIAIPMPAPPPKEGTGSASSAGAEATLINLDDVPSTSSTA, from the exons ATGTCAGCTCCGCTGGCCAGAAATTGGCCGTATATATGGCAACAGCTGAACGCCCTGCTGCACAACACCTCCCCGGTCATCACACTAATATGCGTGGTGACCACCTTCGGCTACCTGCTTTCCTTCTCGGAGACCGCTATCCTGCTACTGAGCGTCACGCCCGGTTACATCCTGCCCAATGGGAAGTTCTGGATATGGACCGCCTTCACGTTCTGCTTCATCGAGCTGCACTGGTGGGAGGTGGCTGTTGACGTGGTGACCGTGGGTCTATGTGGAAAGATGCTGGAGCCGTTGTGGGGGCAGCTGGAGATGTTCAAGTTCTTTGCATTGAGCAATTTCGGGGTGTCGTTGCTGACAACCATTTACTACCTTTTCTACTACATGGTAACCAAGAACCCGACTATACTCTTCGACGTTCACATTCACGGATTGGCCGGATACGTGGCCGGCATTTGCGTTGCTGTCCGCCAGATAATGCCCGATCACCTGATCTTCAAAACACGCTACGGACGTTTGACCAATAG AAACGTTCCTCTTACTGTTCTCATTATGGCCATTATATTATGGGCTGTTGGTCTTTTGGACGGCACTTATCCGGCAATGTTTGCTTCCGGATCTTTGGTCTCTTGGATCTATTTACGATTCTTCCAACACCATCCAAATGGAAGGGGGGACAGCTCAGAAAGCTTTACATTTGTCAGCTTCTTCCCGAACGTGACCCAGCCGTTTATCAGCGTTCTGGTTAATCCCATTTATAATTGCTGCTTGCGAGCGGGCGTAGTAAAGACGCCCACGCCGTTGCGAACGATATCCACTTCCAGCTTATCGTCAATATCCGTGCAAATGCCGGGTGTAGATCCGCACGATATTGAGCGTAGGCG acaaATTGCATTGAAGGCTCTGAGTGAACGGCTTAAGGCCACGGACTCCACCAAGCACTCTCAGCTTCCCAAGTCTTttccgcagcagcagcagttgcagcATCAGCACCATCATTCGCCCCACCAACAGCACAAGCATCACGGTCACAGTCATAGCCAAGGTGCTGGACATAGTCATAGCCATGGTGCTGGACATAGTCATAGCCATGGAGGGGGACACGGTCACAGCCACGGGCCTGGACCCGTTCAGACTCCGCAACCTGACTTCCTGAAGCCCACCAGCAGCTCCGGACAGCTGCCCATCACAACGTCACGAGCGGAGCCGCGCATGATCAGCACCATGAGCCCAATTGCAATACCAATGCCGGCGCCCCCGCCTAAGGAAGGAACCGGTTCGGCATCGTCGGCCGGAGCCGAAGCAACACTTATTAATCTAGACGACGTCCCTTCCACGTCTTCGACGGCCTAG
- the LOC6506318 gene encoding UDP-N-acetylhexosamine pyrophosphorylase isoform X1, producing MGRHNYNSHQQANVRRHRNAGGATSKSPIATKPSPTMTDYLTLHSRLAQVGQEHLLKFWPELTNDERIELVQDIEELNLDEIKKYFDRATVSMNENGIKLDDRLQPLPEGKLISIARSPEEKLSAYRDEGLRQISQGHVAVLLMAGGQGTRLGFDHPKGMYDVGLQSKKTLFRIQAERILRLEELAHHATGQRGHITWYIMTSEHTVQPTEDYFVANNYFGLKAENVLLFEQGSLPCFEYDGRIILDEKHRVARAPDGNGGIYRAMKRQGILDDMQKRGVLYLHAHSVDNILIKVADPVFIGYCVQEKADCAAKVVEKASPNEAVGVVAIVDGKYQVVEYSEISAKTAEMRNSDGRLTFSAGNICNHFFSANFLQKIGNTFEQELKLHVAKKKIPFVDNAGKRLTPEKPNGIKIEKFVFDVFEFAQKFVAMEVPRDEEFSALKNADTAGKDCPSTARQDLHRLHKKYIESAGGIVHGDVCEISPFVTYAGENLASQVEGKSFSSPVYIRDTRDPLHGHL from the exons ATGGGTCGCCACAATTACAATTCCCATCAGCAGGCGAATGTGCGGCGCCACCGAAATG CTGGCGGTGCCACATCCAAGTCACCGATAGCAACAAAGCCTTCGCCCACAATGACGGACTACCTGACGCTGCACTCGCGCCTCGCCCAGGTGGGCCAGGAGCATCTGCTCAAGTTCTGGCCGGAGCTTACGAACGACGAACGCATCGAGCTGGTGCAGGACATCGAGGAACTGAATCTAGACGAGATCAAGAAGTATTTCGATCGGGCCACCGTCTCCATGAATGAGAACGGCATCAAGCTGGATGATCGCCTGCAGCCGCTGCCGGAGGGCAAGCTGATTTCCATCGCCCGATCCCCGGAGGAGAAGCTGTCTGCCTACAGGGATGAGGGACTCCGGCAGATCAGCCAGGGCCATGTCGCTGTGCTGCTTATGGCAGGGGGACAAG gCACACGACTTGGTTTCGATCATCCAAAGGGCATGTACGATGTGGGACTACAGTCCAAGAAGACTCTGTTCCGCATCCAGGCCGAGCGCATCCTTaggctggaggagctggcTCACCACGCCACCGGTCAGCGTGGCCACATCACCTGGTACATCATGACGTCGGAGCACACCGTACAACCCACGGAAGACTACTTCGTTGCCAACAACTACTTCGGCCTGAAGGCTGAGAACGTGCTGCTGTTTGAACAGGGATCGCTACCGTGCTTCGAATACGATGGACGTATCATTTTGGACGAGAAGCACCGTGTGGCGCGTGCACCGGACGGCAACGGGGGTATCTACCGGGCGATGAAGCGCCAGGGCATACTGGACGACATGCAGAAGCGTGGTGTACTTTACCTACACGCTCACAGCGTGGACAATATCCTGATCAAGGTGGCGGACCCGGTCTTCATCGGTTACTGTGTGCAGGAGAAGGCCGATTGCGCCGCCAAGGTGGTGGAGAAGGCGTCGCCCAATGAGGCCGTGGGCGTAGTGGCCATCGTAGATGGCAAGTACCAGGTGGTGGAGTACAGTGAAATATCGGCCAAGACCGCCGAGATGCGCAACTCCGACGGACGGCTGACCTTTAGTGCCGGAAACATTTGCAACCACTTCTTTAGCGCAAACTTCCTTCAGAAGATCGGCAACACATTCGAGCAGGAGCTGAAGCTGCACGTGGCCAAGAAGAAGATTCCTTTTGTCGACAATGCCGGCAAGCGTTTGACGCCCGAGAAGCCAAATGGCATTAAAATTGAGAAGTTCGTGTTCGACGTATTCGAGTTCGCACAGAAATTCGTGGCCATGGAGGTGCCGCGCGACGAAGAGTTTAGTGCTCTGAAAAATGCTGATACCGCTGGCAAGGATTGCCCCAGTACAGCCCGACAGGACCTTCATAGGCTGCACAAGAAGTATATTGAAAGCGCCGGCGGTATTGTGCATGGGGACGTCTGCGAAATCTCTCCGTTCGTCACCTATGCCGGCGAGAATCTCGCCTCGCAGGTCGAGGGCAAGTCGTTCAGCAGTCCCGTCTACATTCGGGACACCCGGGATCCCCTGCACGGGCACCTTTAA
- the LOC6506329 gene encoding MTRF1L release factor glutamine methyltransferase, with amino-acid sequence MLRQLTRSLRLTSRAFTHFNYGTDSTAGQIPVTQALVGWAEKLKAAGIEDTKFNLKCIISHVLNKKFNTVPDSFEKLQFNSSQLADFERFLEARCARMPLQHIIGEWDFMDITLKTAPTVFIPRPETEEFVRLVIENYKNEKHVNLLEVGCGSGAMSLAMLHSLPQVVSTAIERSKAATVLAAENAKLLNLQDRFTVHNHTMEEDKYMPEELKDKKYDLIISNPPYVKTEEFQYLHPEVVVYENLNALDGGSDGLRVARLVFELACRHLHPGGKLWLELGNEHPPMVKTIMNLKYEGRLKFIASYNDQYKRERFVQIEKV; translated from the exons ATGCTTAGACAACTGACACGGTCACTGCGCCTGACCTCGCGCGCATTCACGCATTTCAACTATGGCACAGATTCCACGGCTGGACAGATTCCGGTGACCCAAGCCCTGGTGGGCTGGGCGGAAAAGCTCAAGGCCGCTGGTATTGAGGACACCAAATTCAACCTTAAGTGCATCATATCCCATGTCCTCAACAAGAAATTC AACACCGTTCCGGATTCGTTTGAGAAGCTTCAGTTCAATTCCAGTCAGTTGGCCGATTTTGAGCGTTTCCTGGAGGCACGATGCGCTCGGATGCCCCTGCAGCACATCATCGGCGAGTGGGACTTCATGGACATCACCCTGAAAACGGCACCCACTGTTTTTATACCCCGTCCTGAGACGGAGGAGTTTGTCCGGCTGGTGATCGAGAACTACAAGAATGAGAAGCATGTTAATCTGCTGGAAGTGGGCTGTGGTTCCGGTGCCATGTCTCTGGCCATGTTGCACTCTCTGCCCCAGGTGGTGTCCACGGCCATCGAAAGGAGCAAGGCGGCCACGGTTCTGGCTGCCGAGAACGCCAAGTTGCTGAACCTGCAGGATCGGTTTACTGTGCATAACCACACCATGGAGGAGGACAAGTATATGCCGGAGGAGCTAAAGGACAAGAAGTACGACTTAATTATTTCCAATCCGCCTTATGTTAAGACGGAGGAGTTCCAGTATCTGCACCCCGAAGTGGTTGT CTACGAAAACCTCAACGCCCTGGATGGCGGTTCCGATGGCTTGCGAGTAGCTCGCCTGGTTTTTGAACTCGCCTGCCGGCACCTGCATCCCGGTGGCAAGCTCTGGCTGGAGTTGGGCAACGAGCATCCGCCCATGGTGAAGACCATTATGAATCTTAAGTACGAGGGACGGCTCAAGTTCATAGCCAGCTATAATGACCAGTATAAGCGCGAGAGATTCGTCCAGATTGAAAAAGTCTAG